CAATTCGACCACAATACTATCGCTGTTGACAACTTGGACAACCGATTCGCTTACGCCCAAGCCATTGACGCGGCGCTCGATCACACCAGCGGCATTTTCGAGTTTGGCGGCCAAATCGGCTTCGTTAGGGTCGGCGGGACGTAAAAAGATTTGCGAGCCGCCTTGTAGGTCGAGACCTAAGTGGGTTGAAACATCGCGACCAGTCAGGCTTTGGAACGACTTAGGAAAGAATACAATCCAAGTCGCTAAAGCAACTGCCACAATCGTCACGACGAGGGCACTAATTACTTGCTTACGCACGACGAACGCTGCCTCCGTGTTTGGTGAAGGATGGGCGTGGCGAGGAATACAGCCCACCCAGAGATACCTAAAGAAACTCCCATCGCAACAGCGCATTATAGGCGCGATACCCACTCGCGTCAAACGCCCTCCCACGTTATGACGAGTTAAGCAAACCCCACCTGTGTGGTTTAGGCACAGGCGGGGCTAGCTAGAAATTGCGCTGAGCTAGAGCTTTAGCGCTGGGTCACGCTAACATTATCCACAGCTGCTTCTACCAAGCTAGCAGTGCTGGCATCGGAAGCCTCAATCAAGATTCGCACCGATTGGCCTGCGTAGCTATTTAAGCTGACGCTAGCGGCTGTCCAAGCAGCATCAACATCGGTTGCGCTGCCCAATTTTTCAAAGACTTTGACTGTGCCTGAGCTAGTAACTACCGATACACGGAAGTAATCGGCGCTGCTAGCATTCGAGCCATGAGCCAAGTAGTAGCTGAAACTCAAGCTCAAGTTACCCGAGTTTGGCAAGGTAAATGCTGGCGAACGTACTGATGACGAGCCGCCATCAAGGTCGTAGGCTCCGGCTGAGCTACCAGCCAAACGCCCGGTTACAAGGTTGTTGCTGCCGCTGACGGTTGTGCCAAGCTGCTTGGCTCCGCTGCTATCGGTTGCTTCAGGGTCGCCCCGTTCCCATGCGCCCGTGGTTGCGGTATCAGTCGCATTGGGGTTGGTTGTCCAGCCTTGATTGGTTTCAAAATCATCGCTAAATACAGTAACGACTGGGTTTGGTGTAGCAGTTGGGCCAGGAGTTGCGGTTGGCGCTGGGGTTGCGGTTGGGGTTGGCGTACCACCACCGCTACAATATTGGCTTTCTTTGCCAATCACGCGATATGGACAATCGGTTTGTTCCAATAAATACAAGACTGATTCACGATTGCGGGTGGTTTCACGGCTAATCACTTCGTCAGGTGGGTAGAAACCTGGACTCGAAGATCGAGGATACATTTCAAAGGTGTAGGCAAAAATGCGATGCACGCCATAAGCCCAATCTTCATATGTGCCATCAGCGACATACAAATCGCTGGCTTGTTGCGGCGTATAACCATTGCTTGAGGCCATATTGCGGCCAAGTGCAGCCATCGCATCATAATCGTCGCGCTGCATATCGCTGGGGTAAGCATCGTAGGTGTAGCCATAGGGCCATAACACTAGCTCACTATAGGTATGGAATGAAATCGAGGTTTTGATTTGTTGCTTGCCACCAATCACCCGACTTGCCACAAAATTGCGAATAGCTTGGGTTTCGGGAGCCGTAAAGGCCGCTGTGCCACGATAGGTATCGCTCGAGGTTGAGCCACTTGAGCCACCGCAGCAGCCCCATTTGTAGCTATAGTTGCGGTTAAGGTCGATCCCAACGTAGGATGAGCCGCTGTTCGGTTGGCGATTTTTACGCCAGCTACGGTAGCTGCCAGTTGCCACGTCGTATTCGCTGCCATCAGGGTTCAAACTGAAGACGATGTAGATTTCGCGGTTATTGACAATGTTGGTAATTCGATTGTCAATGCCATAGTTATCGACCAGCAAATGCAACAGATACAGGGTCATTTCGACGGTCAAGTGTTCGCGGGCATGGTGTTGGCCAATGAACAAGGCTTCTGGCTCGTTCTCATCGGTTGCAACGTTATCGCTAATTTTAACCGCAATCAAATCGCGATTTTCATATGAGCGGCCAATGCTAAAGCGGCTCACAATGCTCGGCTTGCTGGCAACAACTGCCGCAATGTTGCTGGTCATCTCAGCATAATTGTGGTAGGCCGAATCTGCGCCTGGAAAATCGGTCAATTCAGGCAGTTCGACCAATTTAAAGCCCAAGCGCTCAATCGCCGCAGCTTCTTCGGCATTGGCGGTAATATCCAACACCTTACCATGAACGGCATCAATTGAAGCACCAGTTGCGGCAATCGCATTGCGATCTTCACGCGTGGTCACGCCTTCAAGATGATAGGCCCGCGATTGATCAAGCGGCTCCGTTTGCTGAACTGGCTGCCGCGTTTGCCCTAAAGCACTCAGCGGAGCCATAAGACCTACGGCTAATGCGAGTGAACCAACCAACCGAACGATGCGTGACGGCTTCATGAACCCTCCTGTAGAGATAGGGATTGCACCAACCACACGAACAACCTTGTTCGCTTGATAGTGTCCAAATGCCACTAATTCGACACAGGTGGCGTTGTCACTTGCTAGTGGTGTCGCTTGATGGTTTGGGGTGGATAGCAAATATATTAAATGATCTTAATAAAATTGTCAAAAAAGTATTAATAGGTGAGGGGCTAGGGATCAGGGGTCAGAGGTCAGGAATTGAGGCAAGGTTTTAACGCAGAGGCGCAGAGCGCTGAATGGCTGGGGCTAGCGGAATAGTTGATGGGATTTAGGCGATTTGTCGTGCAAACGGGATTTTTTTAGCAGAGA
This sequence is a window from Herpetosiphon gulosus. Protein-coding genes within it:
- a CDS encoding M14 family zinc carboxypeptidase, producing the protein MKPSRIVRLVGSLALAVGLMAPLSALGQTRQPVQQTEPLDQSRAYHLEGVTTREDRNAIAATGASIDAVHGKVLDITANAEEAAAIERLGFKLVELPELTDFPGADSAYHNYAEMTSNIAAVVASKPSIVSRFSIGRSYENRDLIAVKISDNVATDENEPEALFIGQHHAREHLTVEMTLYLLHLLVDNYGIDNRITNIVNNREIYIVFSLNPDGSEYDVATGSYRSWRKNRQPNSGSSYVGIDLNRNYSYKWGCCGGSSGSTSSDTYRGTAAFTAPETQAIRNFVASRVIGGKQQIKTSISFHTYSELVLWPYGYTYDAYPSDMQRDDYDAMAALGRNMASSNGYTPQQASDLYVADGTYEDWAYGVHRIFAYTFEMYPRSSSPGFYPPDEVISRETTRNRESVLYLLEQTDCPYRVIGKESQYCSGGGTPTPTATPAPTATPGPTATPNPVVTVFSDDFETNQGWTTNPNATDTATTGAWERGDPEATDSSGAKQLGTTVSGSNNLVTGRLAGSSAGAYDLDGGSSSVRSPAFTLPNSGNLSLSFSYYLAHGSNASSADYFRVSVVTSSGTVKVFEKLGSATDVDAAWTAASVSLNSYAGQSVRILIEASDASTASLVEAAVDNVSVTQR